A window of Streptomyces sp. NBC_01241 genomic DNA:
GGGTCCAGGGACTTGCCCTGGGTGGCGCGCGAACCCTCCGGGATGCCCGTCAGGTACTTGTTCGTGAGCAGGCCCTGCGCGAGCGGCACGAAGGAGATGCAGCCCATGCCGGCCGTCTCCAGGGTGTCGAGCAGACCGTCGTCCTCGATCCAGCGGTTGATCATCGAGTAGGACGGCTGATGGATCAGGGCCGGCACACCCATCTCCTTGAGCAGCCGGGCCGCCTCCGCGGTCTGCTCCGCGTTGTAGGAGGACACGCCCACGTACAGCGCCTTGCCCCGCTGCACGGCGGAGGCCAGCGCCCCCATCGTCTCCTCCAGCGGAGTGTCCGGATCGAAGCGGTGGGAGTAGAAGATGTCGACGTAATCGAGCCCCATCCGCTTCAGCGACGCGTCCAGCGACGACAGCAGGTATTTGCGGGAGCCCCATTCGCCGTAGGGGCCGGGGTGCATGTCGTAACCGGCCTTGGTGGAGATGATCAGCTCGTCCCGGTAAGGGGCGAAGTCCTGCCGGAACATCTTGCCGAAATTGAGCTCGGCGGAGCCGGGCGGCGGCCCGTAATTGTTGGCCAGATCGAAGTGGGTCACCCCGAGATCGAAGGCGCGGCGCAGGATCGCCCGCTGGGAGTCCAGCGTGCGGTCGTCGCCGAAGTTGTGCCAGAGGCCGAGGGAGACGGACGGGAGCTTGAGACCGCTGCGGCCGGTGCGGCGGTACTCCATGGAGTCGTAGCGCGAACCGGCGGCCCGGTAGGAGAGAGAAGAATCAGTCACGTTTCTCTCCCTATCACGGACTTGTGACAGGCCGGGTTGGGCCGGTGTGCCGCCTGCGCAGTAATGTGGCGGCCTCGGGGACCGCCACGGCACGGTGGGGCGATGGACCCTGCGGAACGGGTGCGACGACCCCCAGGGGGGCGGCCCCGGCCCCCGGGCCATGGGGCGGGTGCGCCCGCACAGAACCGAGAGGTGAACTCAGTGAACTTGCGCGACCTGGTGTACGGGCTCTACGCGCGCCGGGTGGAGGCCCGCCTCGACCTCACCCAGGTGCCCAAGCACATCGGTGTCATCCTCGACGGCAACCGGCGCTGGGCGAAGGCGTCCGGCGGCACGGCCGCGCAGGGGCACCAGGCAGGCGCGGACAAGATCCAGGAGCTGCTCGGCTGGTGCAGGGAGACCGATGTGGAGGTCGTCACACTCTGGCTGCTCTCCACGGACAACTTCGACCGGCCCGAGTCCGAGCTGACGCCGCTTCTCGGCATCATCGAGAACACCGTGAGCGACCTCGCGGCGGACGGGCGCTGGCGCGTCCACCACGTCGGCACGCTCGATCTGCTGCCCGCCCGCACGCAGACCGTCCTCAAGGAGGCCGAGCAGGCCACGGCCGAAGTCGACGGGATACTGGTCAACGTCGCCGTCGGCTACGGCGGCCGTCAGGAGATCGCCGACGCGGTCCGCTCGCTGCTGCTGGACCACTCCGACAAGGGGACGTCCTTCGAGGAGCTCGCGGAGATCGTCTCCACCGACCTGATCTCCGAGCACCTCTACACCCGGGGTCAGCCCGACCCGGACCTCGTCATCCGTACCAGCGGTGAGCAGCGGCTGTCCGGCTTCATGCTCTGGCAGAGCGCGCACTCCGAGTACTACTTCTGCGAGGTCTTCTGGCCGGCCTTCCGCCGCGTCGACTTCCTTCGCGCCCTGCGCGACTACGCGGCCCGCCACCGCCGCTACGGCGGCTGACACCGCCGCCGGGCCCCCGGGGCACCCGTCCCCCGTCGGGGCACCGCTCCCGTCGGCACCGGTTCCGTCCTC
This region includes:
- the mgrA gene encoding L-glyceraldehyde 3-phosphate reductase translates to MTDSSLSYRAAGSRYDSMEYRRTGRSGLKLPSVSLGLWHNFGDDRTLDSQRAILRRAFDLGVTHFDLANNYGPPPGSAELNFGKMFRQDFAPYRDELIISTKAGYDMHPGPYGEWGSRKYLLSSLDASLKRMGLDYVDIFYSHRFDPDTPLEETMGALASAVQRGKALYVGVSSYNAEQTAEAARLLKEMGVPALIHQPSYSMINRWIEDDGLLDTLETAGMGCISFVPLAQGLLTNKYLTGIPEGSRATQGKSLDPGLLSDEVLRRLNGLNDIARRRGQSLAQLALNWVLRDSRMTSALIGASSVKQLEENVAAFAGPPLSAEELKEIDDFAVDTAGTNIWAGRG
- a CDS encoding isoprenyl transferase, yielding MNLRDLVYGLYARRVEARLDLTQVPKHIGVILDGNRRWAKASGGTAAQGHQAGADKIQELLGWCRETDVEVVTLWLLSTDNFDRPESELTPLLGIIENTVSDLAADGRWRVHHVGTLDLLPARTQTVLKEAEQATAEVDGILVNVAVGYGGRQEIADAVRSLLLDHSDKGTSFEELAEIVSTDLISEHLYTRGQPDPDLVIRTSGEQRLSGFMLWQSAHSEYYFCEVFWPAFRRVDFLRALRDYAARHRRYGG